Genomic window (Phragmites australis chromosome 5, lpPhrAust1.1, whole genome shotgun sequence):
GTCTGTTCTGGAACCCAACTGCTCCTACAACTTGCATTGGATTCAACCCACTCCATGGTACCCGCATGGTTGCTAGTTCCCACAGGATTACTCCAAAACTGTAGACATCACACCTGACGCAAGCAGAAAATGTTCAATTCGGAGAAGATGGCAGGAGCAATAGAACAGACCGACATGCTTGTGGAGCAAACTCACTTCTCGTTAGCTGGTTCATTACGCAGTACCTCTGGTGCCATCCACTCCGGCTGCAGGTCAACAGGAAATACAGTCATAAAGATGGGATGATGGTTTATTTACAGCAAAACTATGGGAACAGCAATATGTTTGTGGAATATAACCCATCAATAACGAAATCAGAGAACTATTGTCCAAGAATTTGCTTGCTTCTCCATTGAACCAAAGCAGTGATTTAAACAAGGGAGCAAGCAATAAATTATGTTGAGGATTTAATAATGCATCATGCAGCTTCCTAACATACAGGAAATATTTCACTTGTGCAGGTTTGTGTCCCTATGCAATTGGAAAGCAATTTCATTCTGAAGACTAGCTTTGctattggaaaaaaaaactatgatgcTCATATCCGGTTGTCGTGTGTATTAGCCCAGGCATTTGTGCATGCCCTATATCAAGTGGCTCAAATGATGTATTATGGATTGTACGCCCACACTGTATTTCCTTTCCCAGCCAAAGTTATCCCAAAGCCATCCTAAATGGTCTTACTCTTACAGAGAATACTCTAGTGCTCTACAAAGCATGCTGCATTTTACATAACACATATGTCACGTTTCAGTTTGAAATAGAGCAAGAGGATACTAAAGTCAGAATTCTTTCAGTATGTTAAGAGTGCCAACTACCATGTCTCTGTTGTGGGGGGTTTTCGTCAACCTTTTATTCTAAGTTGCCTAAGTgagttgctttttttttttgcgaggaagtGAGTTGCATTTGTGTTTCTAGCTGTAGTATATTCTAGGTTTATAGCATCTCAAATCGTAAAAATCAAATGTGAACAGAGAAAAATATAAAGGATGAAGTGTATTACTGTTCCAGCAGTTgacttagaggaaagaaaagtatGATGTTTCAACCTTGACATGCCAAAATCAGACACCTGCATGGAAAAGGTACATATGTATGTTATATTATTAGTCTGCTCAAATATGAAGTTTCAGTGATAAACATGTGAAACAAAGACATAATGAACATGGATTCTTCCAAAGAACCATCATGGGGGTTTACATCTTGTACTGATAATTACTCGACAGTTTTTTAAGTATTTTGTGCTTAAGCTCACTTGTAACAACTTTAAACAAGTATGGGGGAGTATGGAACCAGTAATTTGTGACTTAAGAATAATATAAGGTAAATAAACAGCAACACTGGCCAATGTATCTCTTGTTCTAAGCTGATAAACCCTACTATCCTACATATTTGAGGCAATGCTAACCAGTAATACCCCTCATATAATGTACACGAAACCCAAGATTTCCACTGCCTGATCATTAGAAATTTAGAATCCTGGTCTCCACATTTTGTAAACTTTTGAAAATGTATTATGCCATTTAGAGAACATCCCATTTTTTATTCTTAGTTAAGAACACACAAGTAGTCATAATTTAGATTTAAAACTTGACTAACAAAATATAATCAGAGAAATCTACAGTAGTCCCTTCACGCCAGATACTTTCCTCCTTATGAATCTAACTAAACCATAATTCATATATTCAGTGGTTCTGTGTTTCATAATGATTGAATGACTGCATCACACAAGCTGATCACTGGCACCGATGGTCACCAAGAGGTCTATTGAACAATAAAAGAAGGCATGCAATCTAGTGGTTCCGTGTAAAAGCACAAATGCAAAAATAAGCTAAGTGCGCTCTTTCAAAGCAAACATTGTATCTGCCTTGGCATGATTGGTGGTGAGCAGTATTATGTCTCTCCAAGGTGAAACACACTAAAAAGAAAATAGGTGTGTTACATTGAATGATATGGTACTGAGGGAAGAAAGTCACCTTAACAACCCAATTTTTATCCACTAAAAGGTTTGGGGATTTAAGGTCACGATGAACAATGGTAGGATGGCCAGCGTGCAGGTAGTTCATCCCTTTTGCCTGAAAGAACACAGTATTAACTACTGCGTAGAACAAGCCACAAAATATGTAAGAAACTAAAAATTAGCGAAGCTTACCACATCTAGTGCCATTTTTAGCCTCCGGATTTCATCGATTTGACTATTTGGCCGATGCAACAGACGATATAGGCTCCCCCTGACAAAGTAAAATCCATTGTATTTGCTGTAATTACTCTTTGTATTCATAATATGATGCCCGCAAAGGTATTTTAactacaaaaaataaataaaaaatagaggaACCTGTACAAACCTTGGAAGGTACTCAGTTAATATAGAGAGATTTGGTGGTTGTGTTACATATCCCAAGAAAAGAACTACATTGGGATGCCTTAGTCTTGACATGATTCTCACCTAAAAGGTAAGGAACTATTACATACTTAgttaaggaaaaaaatcaataatcacTACACTCAAGCTGTAAGAGAGATGCAATATGTTAAAATTGAACTTACTTCACAtttaaattgctctagtgaaaCACCTGATAAATCCTGGTCAAGAAATTTCTTCACTGCAACCTCCTGGAATATACAAAGACAAGACATCATGAGAACAGAAAACTATCAAAGAACAGATTCAGCAGCTAGAGGTAGACTGCATATTTTCCTCCACAGAACTGGTGAACTGTAATACGTGCTCTTGGAGATTGGACAAGACCTTTCTAATGTTTAGTCCGAAGGTGCTTCCTAGTTATGTCAAAGCATATGGACTACCAGTCATGATGGCAGCTCAATTTGATATACACGGAATAGACTCATAATTGTTGACTTGTGTCTCACATGTCCTAGTTCAGTTTTTTTCTATATGCAGAGACAGATACGAAGTTAAACCAGAGCTGTCAAATTTTCGTTCTCGCCTCTCCTAGGACTAAAACCTGACACACAATGGTTGTTTGTTCTTGATCAAAGCTTTTCCATGTGTGCTATATGTTAGGAATATCGAGTCATTATCCATTACGTATAAGTTAGGTTACTAGAGTTCTTATCCTGTACTCctcatatactctatatattgcccacAATGACTACTATTGAATATAAGTTGCTATTCTTAACATAGTATCATAGCTAGGTTTTTCTCCCCCGGAGACGCCGCAACTCATCTCATCTAGATCTACCTGTTTTTATATCTAGTTCTCTTCCCGTCggcgttctctctctctctctctctctctactcgtCGGCTTCCCACCCACCCATCTCGTCGGCCCTCTATTTGGTTGGCCCCACCTCCTTCTACCGTCCAATCAAGCTGCCCAGGACCCGCTACCCATGGATCCACCGCCTAGGGCGCCAGATTTGATCGGATTTGCACCCCCTCCCATGCCAGGCCGCTCTGGCCCCATCTGTTGGCCGTCGGTTCCACCCGCTGAATCCAATTCCACACACCCGCGCGTCGGATTTAGTCTCCGCCGTCGCCCAAGACCCGCGAGATCCGGCCGCCGGCCTCCCGCACTGCCTCAGCCTCCCCCCGCGCCCGCTCCGCCCGGCGAGCCCTTGTGCCTGCCTCCTGAGCGTAGCCAGCCGCCCGCCGGTCTCCCGCGCCGCGCGACAGCCTCCCGTCAGATTCTTCTGTGCGGTTGCAGGCTTCACCGAATCTTGTCGTCATGTCTTCAGGCCATCGTTGCCCTGCTCTAGGTGCCAATCTCCGCCGACGGTTTTCTTCTACCCCGTAGGTACGTTTTCTTCGTCTGGTGTTGCTAGGACATTGTCTTCGTTGGGCCACACCGCTGTCAGGATGCCTGTCCGCACAACCTAGGATCCTCATCGGTCAGATGTCGTCGAGGCTTCGATCTTCCAGCCAATATTTGCCTTCGTGGAGCAATGTTCACCTATACGCTAGACATAGACAGTTGGTCACCCCGTGACTAGCGACTAGGCTGACTAGAAGGTCTAGACGATTTTGTACTGTAGCAGCAAAAATGCAAACATAGATTCGAAGCGTGCCATCTGAGGGGAGTAGAGCTAGAGCATAGATCCGGTGAGCATATATAAATCCAGGGATTAGAGCTAGTACCTGTCCACGGCAGGGAATTTGCGGAGCGGAGGGATGACGGTGTTGGCGTGTACGACGGCTCGGACGAGACCGCAAGCACAAACGACGATGCAGGCGTAGGCGCAAGAGAGGGTGGTGGCTAGGGCGAGGCCACGGGCGCGGGCAATGTCGCAGGTGCGGGCGCGGGTGATGTCGCAGGTGCAGGTGCGGGGTGACTGCAACTGGCGACGCCGGCACAGATGAAAGGAGAATCGAGAGACGAATGAGGGATGGATGGATTGATTTTAGATTTTGTGCGGTGCGGGGAATAGTTTCGGGGCTGAAATTTGGTCCCGTGCGGACTCGCCAGGCGCCAAACTCTGCATCGCCAAGACAGGCGCCTATTCGAGCTCGTAGCCGACAAGTTGCGTATAGCCACCATCTAGATTCATCGACTAGTCCGTCTTTAACCAAAGCGTCTAGAGTTGCATTTAGGCCCTAGACTAGGTGCTGAGGTTCGACTAGCGACTAGTCATCGTTTAGACGAGCCAAACGATCGTCTACACAAACATTGTCATGGAGGCTCAGTGAGTCGGGGGTCTTCGATGCTGGCTTCATTGCGCCCTCCAGGATTTGAGTCACCTTGAAGCTCACCATGGTCGCTGCCTCCTTTGATCTATCTCTCGGATTTTGTGCTAGGATCTTTGGAGtcttcttgagcttgatgaGGCTTGAGGTGGTTGGTCTTTAGTGGAGCTTGCAGCGTTTGGGTGCctgttgtagctgctctgctctgtTTCCATCATAACAGAGCAGTAGCTCAAGTGTTTTACCTTTGCTGCTAGCTGCTTTTGAGTACAATTCCATCCTTTTTCACTGCTGCTAGAATCCTTGCTCCTGCTAGTGTCTTAATCTCGTATTAGAGTCTTTTGCAATTCCGTTGTGTCCACGTCCAAGTCGTGGTTTCTCTTTGAGTTCGTATATGCTGCGCAAAAGTCTACATATTCCTTCGTCAATTAGTCAATTTATTTTTGGTTAGCTAAATTTCGTTTTTGTTTAGCTAATCCTTTTCCCGTCGCTATTAATGCAACTGTGTCATCTACGTCTTTCCGTAGCTTTAGTGAcaacttcttttgttgtcttgctacaCGTCATTGCTTTATCTCAATTCTTGATCATGGGCattctttgttgtcatcatcacgacTCTACTTTTGTGCTTCGCTTTGTACTTCTTCGGCTTGATTCAACAGGATTACCAAGGCTCCACTCTACAACGACTTTGAAGagacaatttttttatatattagtctgagtttattacttagtgtcacctctttcaaatgcaacgctATTACAAACGCCCTGCATTTTAGAGGGGGTGTTAGGAATAGAGTCATTATCCATTACGTATAGGTTAGATTACTAGAGTCTTTAtcatatactctatatattactctatatattgcccccagaagctactattgaatacaagttgttattcccAATACTATAATCCTATTAATGGTGATTCTGTTTAAACAGGTTATTAGGATTTAGAACTACAGGAACTGGTCAAATGCATAACGATATTGCACACAATATGCTAAATCCCTAGCAACATATCATGCAAAGATTTGCTATTAGAATATTTGACTTACAGTGCCATTCCAATCTGCACGATAGACTTCCCCATATGACCCTATGAAGATATAGATATCAAGTTCATGGCACCGGATAGCCATAGCGAAGAAACAAATAGTACAATGAAAGTAACAGTACGAttaattgcaaaaatataacaaaaaaaaaacttaatccAACAGTGCCAGAAGTACATGCCAAAAGAAGAGGCACTTGAGAGGAATTAATATGGGGAACCTCATAGTAAAGTTTGCCTAATTGTTTCACTACTCGGACCAtaataagtttttctttttttgctttcCATGTTCCCAAAGATAACTTTTGACAATTTGTTGTTTAATGTAATATTATCAAtaaaagttgcagagaaaataaTGCAAAGAAAGCAATACTATTTTCATGTGTCATCTagatatatttgtatatattagtgGATATCACAAATTACAAAATCGGAGGTACAAACTCAAGAGAAACAATAGTTTAAAAAAAAGGACCAATGCGTGTGAAATCAGAAAGATTTAGCAAACTAAAGCTGCACGAGAATATGTGCAGAAAGGCTGCCATCACTCAGTTTCAACAATATAAAATAATGGTAGAAATCATAAGAAACAGTTGCGCCAATttgtaataaaaaatacaatagaaaaaaggaaaatttgAACAGTCCATTTTGTCGAAATCAGATTGGAAAACATCAAAATATTATAATTTATAAAGCTTGGCTTTGCAATCAAATAAGAAAATATACTTGTCTTGACACTAGCAGAAAGCAAATTACATTCTATTTGCCTCATATATACTTTGCTGTGAGTTTATTTTCATTTAAAAGTTTCAATGAGTATTTCTCCTTCAAGACTGCCTTACTTGTAAAGGGCTAGGAATCAGGCATATACCTAGACCAATACGTTCTCCAATATCAAGATCTTCCCATGGTATTCCATATTCAGCAACATCATCCATAACAGAGCTGATTGTTTTCGTACTAGACCAGCTCAACTTGTTCAAATTTTCATTGCTACCTCCTGACATGTTTACCAAAGAATCTTCAGCAACCCTTTGATCCTCATTGGAAATAGCACTAGCTGTATGGTCATGCAAATCCAAATCTCTTATTATTTCTTTTGTATTTTCCACAGGGTGTTGTACATTTTCATAAGGTGCCAAGGGAATATTGTGGTAACAGCTCAATAATGTTAGTGCTCTGGCACTTTCGAGTTGTGATGAAGAATCCTTATCTACGAAATCATTTGGCAAATTTGGACTTGTTTGAGCAACTAGCAACCATTCTGCATTTTCTTTATCTTCAGAAGTGTTTATGCCTATTTCTATATTCCCATGAATGTTACAACTATCTTGATCAGATAATAAATCAGTGGGTAGCAATGCACTACTCTCCAAAAGTAAGTCATGCAAATTTTGTGCAAACTGTGGGTCCACTACTTCAGACACAATATAGTTGGAAACATCATTGACTTTCATATGCTCAGAAATACACCCTTCAATGTTGAGCACGTTCGATTGGCCTTTTTCAGAGATAACATTTTGTTCAAATGAGTTCTCTGTCTGAGATAAATCTTCCAGCTGTGAAGTTGTGAGCGCTAAAACAGAACAGTAATCAGATGAGCTTTCTCCACTGTCATTTCTATTCCCATATCCACCATTAATCTGCTCAAGAGCTAAGCATAATTCTGCGACACTCTCTTCAATGGCGTTACTGTTCAGTTGACTATCGTTGGAGTCCTGAAACTGACTGCAGGAAATATCTGAAGGGATTAAGGTGCCTGGAGCTCCCATCAGATCAACTATATATTCAGTGCTGCAACAGTTACAGTCCATAAGATTGATTGTTGTAGTATCTTTAAAAATATCTTAAGATTGATAGTTGAAAGAGAGCAGAGTAAAGATACATGCAGATACCTGTCAAAATCGACTTTAACCAAGTTAACAGCTCCTTCGTCTGTTCCAGTATAATATATTCCCTTCACAAGCTTACACGGTAGATTAACTCGGTCAGCTAGCACCTGAAACCAATTTGGTTAGTTTGTCTGTTCAATAGCTCTAATGAAGTCCCTAATTTTAAGCAATCAAAGGCACCTCTTTTAAGGCAAACCTTCAATTATGTATCTGGTGCCACAAATGCACAATTCAATGATGCATATTGCGTGATTGACAGAATAAGCTGACTACCAGATTTGACAACCGTATAGCACTTAAATAAATTATCTCAACTGATACAGGTTAGTGCTAAGCCGTTAACCATCCAAAATCATATTATTAGAGTTGTTTCTAGAGAAAATGCTAAACATGCAAAACGGTATGCTTAACTTTCTACACACGACACACGATCCAGCACCACGATCTAGCTATTGAATGACGCGAAGGATCCCTACACGAGTGTCCAACTGTTCttccctctttcccattctcaCGCTTCTTTCTCGTGTTCTTCCGTACGTCTTCTCACGCTCATGTCAAGTCCCGAATGCCGACAGCCCAACGCTTACAATGTTTACGAATTCGCACAGCTGCCACTGCCTTATCAtctcattccaccaccaccgacCACGCTCACCGGCTGAATCGACCACCTCATGATAAAACCTTACATGTGTTTGTGGCTGCAGTAAACTCTAGCAGGCACAGATTGCGGCTATCTACCCTGGGTCGTACAATTTGAAACTTCCCTTGAATTCCCCTTGATTTaagtaaaaaattatcaaattcaGTTGAAGTTCAAAGTTGTACaaccctacccccccccccctcaaaaaaaaagaataaacaaTTGGAAGTCCTAATTCCAATATTTAAATAAACTGCAGTCTGAAtgtacagtttttttttttttgcttgaatcCACGATGAAAGTGGTAACATTCAAATTGTACGCTAGTAAGTTCTTAAATCCCAATCAAAAGTTTCTTAAAATCACATGTAAAGGTTCAATTCTTTCTTTCAATTCATGAAATGGATGCTCTTACATTCAAATTGAGCTTCTTTCCGGTTCTTGGAAGGAGTAGTGAATGGGACAGGAAGGATATACGTGAGTAATCAGTTGGATTCTATAAAAGGAAACCATCCACTAAATTGGGAACTAGCAGTGTGTGTATTACAAGCACCCAAGAAATGTGAAATATCACATGTTAATGATCCAGGGGTGACAGGATGCAAACTATAACATCCTGCCCTATACTCTTTTGCAATCTAATATCATAGATTAACGGTCAATTAAACACACAGCTTTTGCAGGGGCACTAACCTTAAAAAGCAGGGACCTGTGGCGCGACAGCCCAACCTGAAGCGAACCAAGAGGAAGAACAACACTGTTTAGCTGAAGAGATAGCTGGCGGCTCTTCACGCTCCATTCTCTGACCATAAAATCAGCATCCCCCACCGGACCGCCCATCGCATCGACCACAAGACCTGCAATCTTCTGCACAAGCTCCGCGGAAGCAACACCACCGTGTTGTACCCTGCTCTGCGCGGTAATCGCCGCAGCCCTATCTTCCAGGCGTTTTAGGGCAGGATCGCTCTCCCGATTCACCAAAATTGCCAGGAAGGAAACATCGCCTCCGGGTGGAACCGCCCTGAGGTAGATCAGAGAGGGGAACCTGACCTGGAAGCCAGGATGCAGCTGCGCGCCACACAGGTCGTAGAACCCGTCCGACAGCGTCTCATCGTAGTTGACGACGCTGTGGTTCCAGTACCGCGCGGAGAGGGCCTCCACGGGGCTCCGgtccccggccgccgccgtggcaGCCGCGGCACCGAGGCTGATGCGCTCGGCCGCGCGGATCTGGACGGAGTCCGCGTCGACGAGCCCCGCGTGGTCCGACGCCGAGATCGCGAGCGCGAGCCGCACGTGGTAGTCCTCCTCCAGCCGCGTCATCGCCGCCTCCGCCCCCAGCCCCCTCggctccgccaccgccgcaggAGCAGGCGCCGGCTGCGGCGGCTCGGTTGCCCCCGCCGCGACGACCGTCGGCGGCGGGTGCCCCGAGCGCCGGTGCCGCGGGCGGTGGTGGTCCGGCGccgcgcccccgcccccgcccccgccggcACCAGCGAGGTGGAGCTTGCGTAGCAGGTGCTTCATGCGGGTCATGGGCGGCCCGGCGGCATGCGACGCGATGGCCTGACGAATCCCAAATTCCAAAGCCCTCTTCTCCGGCTCCGATCCGATCCGTCCCAGCGACCAAAGGAATCACCGGCCCGCGTATGCGTGCGCTGTTCAATTTGCGTCGATCTATCTATCCATTTCTGCTCTGCTCTAGTCTAGTCTATTCTATTCGAGCGTCGTGGTGGATGCAGGATGCTTCGCCTCGTCGCGGCTGAAGAAGCCTGCGGAGGACCTGCTCTTTtttatcccttttttttttccctccgTGATGCGTGTAGTGGCGTATTGCTACAGAtggtaaataaaataaaatggtcCGAATGCCAACtgagtttttttaatctataaACACTTGAGTATAAACTGTAATATCTAAACCATCAAACTATTAGCTTGTTCATAATGCTGATGGGATGGGATTAGCGCGGTTGACATGACGTTCCGATTGTGGGGCTGCGATCGCCTACCAGTAGTTAAGTGTAGATTTTTTCCTTCCAATTTCAGTTTTGGAGATTTTCTAGGACTTGTTTGGTTTCCATCTAAAATTGCCACCTAGTTGTTTGAGCCAAAATTTGACATGTCTAAGTTTATAAATTCATTTGACATCCGAAAATCGGATCCAAATGAATTTCTAAAATTCACGAATATCATGTAATGTGGTCGAAATTCGGCGAGAATTCAACCGAATTCAACCGATCACACTAGTTTGACCGAGGCAAAATCTGATCAAATCGACCATTTGGTAACTGATCGAATTCAACTAAAAACTGACCGTATTTCCTGCATTTTGTTTGTGTTAAAAAACCGCTTGGTTTCCTACGAAAACTGCTCCATTTACATCAAAAACCGTTCGATTTTATTGAATTTCAGTAAAGtttaagaaaaacaaaaatatagcTCTACATTGTAAAATCAATatctaattcatccgagcttcaaaccaagtgaaacaaatttcaTTGGCTTTcctgtaacatgatctacatcataaaaaagttaaatatttactatgaaaaatgtattattaaacctatttaaatgcatagttaattctttgctaatataaaaattatgaaaccaattttttagtcttcttacatgatcttatttcttttataaatacatgaactcatgaaatagttattataacattcaagattgtgtaaatgtgttgcaactaaattaatttataaataatcCATGACACCTTAAAaatagtgaaatcacttttattagtttacttatattgtgatttatgtagaaaataatagtagatagaaaaagtttaattacaatattgtttcttaacatgttcactttatgcatgtgaactttgtaaaaaattatggagaaattaatataactctaaataaagtgaaacaaaatttaaagatcctcttaagatacaccatacacaaaaaattatgtgtttgcatgttaagttttTTCTTAACGTGATGGGCCAAATTATCATGTTCATATGAtccatttcaatatttttttttcaaacttcctccatataatatatgatgcaaaagacataatttttgaaaaaaaacacataaggtcttagaattatctctagtatttttagaatttttttctgctttttattttttaattcaaatttgaaaaccggTCAAATTCAGTATTTAGTGCGGGCTGAATTAACCAATTTTCGCAAATATGGAGTTGTTTTCGACGAATTTTCGAACCTGGGCATGCCACCTGTTTTGGCAAGTTTGTCCACCAAAATGAATTAGGTGGCCAAAGGAGAGGGCATTTTGGATGGTGGCCAAAATTTATCAACTTCGTTaccaaaccaaacacacctcTAACTCTATCTGGCTTGTCCTAGTAAACTCAGTTATCGCtttaacttattttttcacgTGGAGGAAGCGAGAACATACATAGCGTGTgatgtaaaaaataatattccCTCCATTCTCAAATAAATATCATTACGATgtgtaaaaaaatatcattttagaATATGTGCTATAGagggcaaaaattcaaaattagataatatacgcGATCGTATTTgtcgaaatagacaacatgttagcgtatttacaattttagcatccgtattcggcacaccgtgtgccgaatatgacactgtagctcatattcggcacacggtatgTCGAAAATAATACTGTAGCACCATTTTTGAtataccgtgtgccgaaaatagaATGTAGCACCGTATTTCTACGCACCACActccgaaaatgaacagtaccgcgcgtgaacagtaacagcagtgcgtttgaatttcgtttttcctctttttcaaaacggtggtcttctattactccaaaaatattaaaactttttttacatattccataatccatgtgcaacccattttaattggattcaccgaaaaatcctttgtatatttaaaactaaaa
Coding sequences:
- the LOC133918642 gene encoding probable serine/threonine-protein kinase SIS8 codes for the protein MTRMKHLLRKLHLAGAGGGGGGGAAPDHHRPRHRRSGHPPPTVVAAGATEPPQPAPAPAAVAEPRGLGAEAAMTRLEEDYHVRLALAISASDHAGLVDADSVQIRAAERISLGAAAATAAAGDRSPVEALSARYWNHSVVNYDETLSDGFYDLCGAQLHPGFQVRFPSLIYLRAVPPGGDVSFLAILVNRESDPALKRLEDRAAAITAQSRVQHGGVASAELVQKIAGLVVDAMGGPVGDADFMVREWSVKSRQLSLQLNSVVLPLGSLQVGLSRHRSLLFKVLADRVNLPCKLVKGIYYTGTDEGAVNLVKVDFDSTEYIVDLMGAPGTLIPSDISCSQFQDSNDSQLNSNAIEESVAELCLALEQINGGYGNRNDSGESSSDYCSVLALTTSQLEDLSQTENSFEQNVISEKGQSNVLNIEGCISEHMKVNDVSNYIVSEVVDPQFAQNLHDLLLESSALLPTDLLSDQDSCNIHGNIEIGINTSEDKENAEWLLVAQTSPNLPNDFVDKDSSSQLESARALTLLSCYHNIPLAPYENVQHPVENTKEIIRDLDLHDHTASAISNEDQRVAEDSLVNMSGGSNENLNKLSWSSTKTISSVMDDVAEYGIPWEDLDIGERIGLGSYGEVYRADWNGTEVAVKKFLDQDLSGVSLEQFKCEVRIMSRLRHPNVVLFLGYVTQPPNLSILTEYLPRGSLYRLLHRPNSQIDEIRRLKMALDVAKGMNYLHAGHPTIVHRDLKSPNLLVDKNWVVKVSDFGMSRLKHHTFLSSKSTAGTPEWMAPEVLRNEPANEKCDVYSFGVILWELATMRVPWSGLNPMQVVGAVGFQNRRLDIPKEVDPQVASIISSCWENDPSKRPSFSQLLSPLKQLQHLVATESC